From Gammaproteobacteria bacterium, a single genomic window includes:
- a CDS encoding sodium:proton antiporter — MDRELVTAMVAIGALGIGAQWLAWRVRIPSIVLLMLAGLVIGPVTGFINPTRDFDGLVYPFVALSVAIILFEGGLNLRWHEYKEAGIDVIRLVTLGLLLSGILGSMAARYVGGLSWPVALLFGTISVVTGPTVVLPMLKQARLRRRSAALLKWEGIINDPLGALLTVLVFEYFSQSQHVTAVGDIFLNLGVALATALAAGFACAHLLKRAFHRGRVPEYLKAPVLLAAILILYVLLNAVQEEAGLLAVTITGFVLANVHLRNIEELQRFSNYLTLMLVSGVFILLSADISIDVLMRLDWSSAALIAMIVFVVRPIAVYVSTLGTGIDWRERVLAGWIAPRGIVAAVVAGIIGPRLVEASYAGADQLLPLVFALIMATVLFHGLSIGWLARRLDLASERSNGLLIVGASPGRSIWRRRSMS, encoded by the coding sequence ATGGATAGGGAACTGGTAACGGCGATGGTCGCGATCGGCGCGCTCGGCATCGGCGCGCAATGGCTGGCCTGGCGGGTCCGGATCCCGTCCATCGTGCTGCTGATGCTCGCAGGCCTGGTGATCGGGCCGGTGACCGGGTTCATCAATCCCACGCGGGATTTTGATGGACTGGTCTATCCCTTCGTCGCCCTCTCCGTCGCCATCATCCTCTTCGAGGGAGGGCTGAATCTACGCTGGCACGAGTACAAGGAGGCCGGCATTGATGTCATCCGGCTGGTAACGCTGGGCCTGCTGCTTTCGGGGATTCTGGGCAGCATGGCCGCCCGATATGTCGGCGGCCTGTCCTGGCCAGTCGCCTTGCTGTTTGGAACGATCAGCGTCGTCACCGGCCCCACCGTGGTCCTGCCCATGCTCAAGCAGGCGAGACTGCGACGGCGCTCCGCCGCATTGCTGAAATGGGAGGGGATCATCAACGATCCCCTGGGCGCGCTGCTCACGGTCCTCGTCTTTGAATATTTCTCGCAATCACAGCATGTGACCGCGGTCGGGGATATTTTCCTCAATCTGGGCGTGGCGCTGGCCACGGCGCTGGCCGCGGGATTCGCGTGCGCGCACCTGCTGAAGCGGGCGTTTCACCGGGGGCGGGTCCCGGAATATCTGAAGGCCCCGGTATTACTGGCGGCGATACTGATTCTTTATGTCCTGTTGAATGCCGTGCAGGAAGAGGCCGGGCTCCTGGCCGTCACCATTACCGGTTTCGTGCTGGCAAACGTCCATCTGAGGAATATCGAGGAACTGCAGAGATTCAGCAATTATCTGACACTGATGCTGGTGTCGGGCGTGTTTATCCTGCTCAGCGCAGACATCAGCATCGACGTCCTGATGCGGCTCGACTGGAGCAGCGCTGCCCTGATCGCGATGATTGTTTTCGTCGTGAGGCCCATCGCGGTCTATGTATCCACGCTGGGGACGGGCATTGACTGGCGCGAGCGCGTGCTGGCCGGCTGGATCGCCCCGCGCGGCATCGTCGCGGCGGTGGTGGCGGGAATCATCGGCCCGCGTCTGGTCGAGGCGTCGTATGCCGGAGCGGATCAATTGCTTCCGCTGGTGTTCGCGCTGATCATGGCCACCGTCCTGTTCCACGGGTTGAGCATCGGCTGGCTGGCTAGGCGCCTCGATCTGGCATCAGAGCGGTCCAACGGACTGTTGATCGTCGGCGCGTCCCCTGGTCGGTCGATCTGGCGCAGGCGTTCCATGAGCTGA
- a CDS encoding CBS domain-containing protein, with translation MKVREIMVSDVTACSKDTDLESVALAMWDSGCGSLPVADDAGRPIGIITDRDISMALAFNHKSPREVQVGTIIDGKGVVTCTSEQTISEVLDLLAANRIRRLVVVDEAGRICGMLSLGDIVVEAAQESHGGFDEAESLLPGLISTMGKVYTSH, from the coding sequence ATGAAAGTGCGCGAAATCATGGTGAGCGATGTGACGGCGTGTTCGAAGGACACGGACCTCGAATCCGTCGCGCTCGCGATGTGGGACTCGGGCTGCGGCTCTCTGCCGGTGGCGGATGATGCGGGACGGCCGATCGGGATCATCACCGACAGGGACATCAGCATGGCCCTGGCCTTCAACCACAAGTCTCCGCGGGAGGTACAGGTCGGCACCATCATCGACGGCAAGGGCGTCGTGACCTGCACCTCGGAGCAGACGATCAGCGAGGTGCTCGATCTGCTGGCGGCCAACCGGATTCGCCGCCTGGTCGTCGTCGATGAGGCGGGGCGGATCTGCGGGATGCTTTCCCTGGGGGATATCGTCGTGGAAGCCGCGCAGGAGTCGCACGGCGGTTTCGACGAAGCGGAGAGCCTGCTGCCGGGCCTGATATCGACGATGGGGAAGGTATACACATCCCACTGA